A window of the Gossypium hirsutum isolate 1008001.06 chromosome A03, Gossypium_hirsutum_v2.1, whole genome shotgun sequence genome harbors these coding sequences:
- the LOC107886693 gene encoding uncharacterized protein At2g33490 isoform X1 — MKTSLRRLRGLAHHKHGGEAKQRPDVLALPQLDELAQASQDMQDMRDCYEGLLYAAAATTNCAYEFSDSLREMGTCLLAKTALNDDEESGKVLLMLGKVQFKLQKLLDSYRSHISQTITIPSESLLNELRTVEEMKRQCEEKRNVYEHMAMRYKEKGRSKGRKGDNFSMQQLQVAHDEYDDEATLFVFRLKSLKQGQSRSLLTQAARHHAAQLNFFRKALKSLEEIEPHVQKVTEQQHIDYRFSGLEDDDGDNGDDNENYDDKDDGELSFDYGLDDQDQNMVPTSRHSMELDQVGLTFPQVAILEASKENLERSNRHSFSFRGEIRNSSQSAPLFVENKSESSEKIQPLPSRKSSSYVLPTPVATKGSIGLGKPARQSYKTSSYSSPLELHKYQRLLRDIKISGSAVINAQAVLRESNKPASSTQLPPPLADKVLLSRVSPAAASDSKKIKRQAFSGPLTSKQWPSKPVSVEHPQLFSGPILRNPMSQLQAASPKVSPNASPPFVSSPKISELHELPRPPATSASKSSRPLGLVGYSGPLMPRGQVLSATNKSAVSRAASPLPQPPDVVTRSFSIPSRDRRVMSLPVFKPLETAIVSGMSQDVASPPLTPISLAQIQPSSTSSKSVNRN; from the exons atgaagaccTCTTTAAGAAGATTGCGAGGATTGGCACATCACAAGCACGGTGGGGAAGCCAAGCAGCGGCCAGATGTTCTAGCTTTGCCTCAACTTGACGAGCTCGCTCAAGCTTCTCAG GATATGCAGGATATGAGAGATTGCTACGAAGGCTTACTTTATGCAGCTGCTGCAACTACGAATTGTGCTTACG AATTCTCAGACTCATTGCGGGAAATGGGTACTTGTCTTCTTGCAAAAACTGCATTAAATGATGATGAAGAAAGTG GTAAAGTATTACTAATGCTAGGAAAAGTACAGTTCAAACTCCAGAAACTTCTTGACAGCTAT CGGTCTCATATATCGCAGACAATCACAATCCCATCAGAGTCTCTTCTTAATGAACTTCGAACAGTTGAG GAGATGAAGAGGCAATGTGAAGAAAAAAG AAATGTGTACGAGCACATGGCAATGAGATACAAAGAAAAAGGAAGGTCAAAAGGTCGGAAAGGGGATAACTTTTCCATGCAGCAATTACAAGTAGCACATGATGAATATGATGATGAGGCGACTTTATTTGTTTTCCGATTGAAGTCTCTAAAGCAAGGACAATCAAGAAGCCTTCTTACACAAGCAGCACGACACCATGCTGCTCAG CTGAACTTTTTTAGGAAGGCTCTTAAGTCTCTTGAAGAAATAGAGCCACACGTGCAGAAGGTCACTGAACAGCAGCACATTGATTATCGCTTCAGTGGACTTGAAGATGATGATGGGGACAATGGTGATGATAATGAAAATTATGATGACAAGGATGATGGTGAGCTGAGCTTTGACTATGGATTGGATGATCAAGATCAGAACATGGTTCCTACTTCACGGCACTCAATGGAG TTGGATCAAGTAGGCCTTACATTTCCCCAAGTTGCAATCTTGGAGGCTTCGAAG GAAAATCTAGAAAGAAGCAATCGTCATTCGTTTTCATTTAGAGGGGAAATAAGGAATAGCAGCCAATCAGCCCCACTTTTTGTTGAGAATAAATCTGAGTCTTCTGAGAAAATTCAACCATTACCGTCACGAAAATCCAGCTCATATGTATTACCTACACCAGTTGCTACAAAAGGTTCTATTGGATTGGGTAAACCTGCTCGTCAATCTTACAAGACAAGTAGTTATTCATCTCCACTTGAACTTCATAAATATCAGAGGCTTTTGAGAGATATAAAAATTTCTGGATCTGCTGTTATAAATGCTCAGGCAGTACTGAGAGAGAGCAATAAGCCTGCTTCATCAACTCAACTACCCCCTCCTTTGGCTGATAAGGTTTTACTTTCACGAGTTAGTCCAGCTGCTGCTTCTGATTCcaagaaaattaaaagacaaGCCTTTTCTGGTCCATTGACAAGTAAACAGTGGCCTAGCAAACCAGTTTCGGTTGAACATCCCCAATTGTTCTCTGGGCCAATTTTGAGAAATCCAATGTCTCAACTGCAAGCAGCATCTCCAAAAGTATCACCAAATGCTTCCCCTCCATTTGTTTCCTCTCCTAAAATTAGTGAGCTTCATGAACTTCCTAGACCCCCAGCCACTTCAGCCTCCAAGTCTTCAAGACCTTTAGGCTTGGTTGGTTATTCAGGCCCCTTGATGCCTAGAGGGCAAGTGCTCTCTGCTACAAATAAATCAGCAGTGTCGAGAGCTGCCTCTCCACTGCCACAACCTCCAGATGTTGTGACTCGCAGTTTCTCCATACCCTCAAGAGACCGTAGAGTGATGTCATTACCTGTGTTCAAGCCTCTGGAAACTGCTATCGTTTCAGGGATGTCTCAAGATGTTGCCTCACCTCCTTTGACACCAATATCTTTAGCTCAAATCCAGCCATCATCAACTAGTTCGAAGTCTGTTAATAG GAACTGA
- the LOC107886694 gene encoding zinc finger protein CONSTANS-LIKE 15 isoform X2, translating into MVTPNETVPCDFCNHRIALLYCRADSAKLCLLCDHHVHSANLLSRKHLRSQICHNCSAQPVSVRRATHNLMLCQDCDWDTHGTCSVSAAHDRTPVEGFSGCPSALDLAAAFGFHLHDTKPSDQSWNSCHQHLMMPIAEPCFYGMSVQDLMEPYDSLCNGKTLKKQNHGSGGKYKQVLYNQLAELMKRNWMGDVVDDYDDGGGGGGENDLVQNAEPNANFLAQQQDMQPQEQRQTPESNRIVDGGEVLWNDNLNGQTPQMNSSNPGTSQGAATSESNNLPMARPSTSSAFGGTRGSSSCSDLVFMEQAFLVGSDQGRPAAASKADLELLAHNRGNAMQRYKEKKKTRRYDKHIRYESRKAKADSRTRVKGRFVKATDSPDG; encoded by the exons ATGGTTACCCCAAACGAAACGGTGCCCTGCGACTTCTGCAATCACCGAATTGCCCTTCTCTACTGCCGAGCTGACTCCGCCAAGCTCTGTTTGTTGTGCGACCACCACGTCCATTCTGCCAACCTCCTCTCCCGCAAGCACCTTCGCTCTCAGATCTGCCATAACTGCAGCGCCCAACCGGTTTCCGTTCGGCGTGCTACTCATAATTTGATGCTTTGTCAAGACTGTGATTGGGACACCCACGGTACTTGCTCTGTCTCCGCCGCTCACGATCGCACCCCTGTCGAAGGTTTTTCTGGTTGTCCCTCCGCTCTGGATCTGGCTGCGGCTTTCGGCTTCCATCTCCATGACACCAAACCGTCGGATCAGAGCTGGAACAGCTGTCACCAACACTTGATGATGCCCATCGCCGAACCATGCTTCTACGGTATGAGCGTCCAAGACTTAATGGAACCTTACGACAGTTTATGCAACGGGAAGACGTTGAAGAAGCAGAATCACGGGAGTGGAGGAAAGTACAAGCAGGTTCTCTATAACCAGCTTGCGGAATTAATGAAACGAAATTGGATGGGCGACGTTGTCGACGACTATGACGATGGAGGAGGAGGAGGTGGGGAGAATGATCTAGTGCAGAACGCGGAACCAAACGCCAACTTCTTGGCTCAACAACAAGATATGCAGCCGCAAGAGCAAAGGCAAACGCCTGAGAGCAATCGCATTGTCGATGGAGGAGAGGTGTTGTGGAATGATAATCTAAATGGTCAAACTCCTCAG ATGAACTCAAGTAATCCAGGTACAAGTCAGGGGGCTGCCACATCCGAGAGCAACAACCTACCGATGGCAAGGCCGTCAACAAGTTCAGCTTTTGGAGGAACCCGTGGCTCCAGCAGTTGCAGTGATCTTGTGTTCATGGAACAAGCTTTCCTTGTGGGGAGCGACCAAGGAAGGCCAGCTGCAGCTAGCAAGGCTGATCTTGAGTTGCTGGCCCACAACAGAGGCAATGCCATGCAACGGTacaaagagaagaagaaaacacgaag GTATGATAAACACATACGGTATGAATCGAGGAAGGCAAAAGCAGATAGTAGGACGCGAGTGAAAGGTCGATTTGTGAAGGCTACCGATTCTCCTGATGGTTAA
- the LOC107886693 gene encoding uncharacterized protein At2g33490 isoform X3 gives MQLLQLRIVLTISHVVLLLSEFSDSLREMGTCLLAKTALNDDEESGKVLLMLGKVQFKLQKLLDSYRSHISQTITIPSESLLNELRTVEEMKRQCEEKRNVYEHMAMRYKEKGRSKGRKGDNFSMQQLQVAHDEYDDEATLFVFRLKSLKQGQSRSLLTQAARHHAAQLNFFRKALKSLEEIEPHVQKVTEQQHIDYRFSGLEDDDGDNGDDNENYDDKDDGELSFDYGLDDQDQNMVPTSRHSMELDQVGLTFPQVAILEASKENLERSNRHSFSFRGEIRNSSQSAPLFVENKSESSEKIQPLPSRKSSSYVLPTPVATKGSIGLGKPARQSYKTSSYSSPLELHKYQRLLRDIKISGSAVINAQAVLRESNKPASSTQLPPPLADKVLLSRVSPAAASDSKKIKRQAFSGPLTSKQWPSKPVSVEHPQLFSGPILRNPMSQLQAASPKVSPNASPPFVSSPKISELHELPRPPATSASKSSRPLGLVGYSGPLMPRGQVLSATNKSAVSRAASPLPQPPDVVTRSFSIPSRDRRVMSLPVFKPLETAIVSGMSQDVASPPLTPISLAQIQPSSTSSKSVNRN, from the exons ATGCAGCTGCTGCAACTACGAATTGTGCTTACG ATCTCTCATGTGGTCCTGCTATTGTCAGAATTCTCAGACTCATTGCGGGAAATGGGTACTTGTCTTCTTGCAAAAACTGCATTAAATGATGATGAAGAAAGTG GTAAAGTATTACTAATGCTAGGAAAAGTACAGTTCAAACTCCAGAAACTTCTTGACAGCTAT CGGTCTCATATATCGCAGACAATCACAATCCCATCAGAGTCTCTTCTTAATGAACTTCGAACAGTTGAG GAGATGAAGAGGCAATGTGAAGAAAAAAG AAATGTGTACGAGCACATGGCAATGAGATACAAAGAAAAAGGAAGGTCAAAAGGTCGGAAAGGGGATAACTTTTCCATGCAGCAATTACAAGTAGCACATGATGAATATGATGATGAGGCGACTTTATTTGTTTTCCGATTGAAGTCTCTAAAGCAAGGACAATCAAGAAGCCTTCTTACACAAGCAGCACGACACCATGCTGCTCAG CTGAACTTTTTTAGGAAGGCTCTTAAGTCTCTTGAAGAAATAGAGCCACACGTGCAGAAGGTCACTGAACAGCAGCACATTGATTATCGCTTCAGTGGACTTGAAGATGATGATGGGGACAATGGTGATGATAATGAAAATTATGATGACAAGGATGATGGTGAGCTGAGCTTTGACTATGGATTGGATGATCAAGATCAGAACATGGTTCCTACTTCACGGCACTCAATGGAG TTGGATCAAGTAGGCCTTACATTTCCCCAAGTTGCAATCTTGGAGGCTTCGAAG GAAAATCTAGAAAGAAGCAATCGTCATTCGTTTTCATTTAGAGGGGAAATAAGGAATAGCAGCCAATCAGCCCCACTTTTTGTTGAGAATAAATCTGAGTCTTCTGAGAAAATTCAACCATTACCGTCACGAAAATCCAGCTCATATGTATTACCTACACCAGTTGCTACAAAAGGTTCTATTGGATTGGGTAAACCTGCTCGTCAATCTTACAAGACAAGTAGTTATTCATCTCCACTTGAACTTCATAAATATCAGAGGCTTTTGAGAGATATAAAAATTTCTGGATCTGCTGTTATAAATGCTCAGGCAGTACTGAGAGAGAGCAATAAGCCTGCTTCATCAACTCAACTACCCCCTCCTTTGGCTGATAAGGTTTTACTTTCACGAGTTAGTCCAGCTGCTGCTTCTGATTCcaagaaaattaaaagacaaGCCTTTTCTGGTCCATTGACAAGTAAACAGTGGCCTAGCAAACCAGTTTCGGTTGAACATCCCCAATTGTTCTCTGGGCCAATTTTGAGAAATCCAATGTCTCAACTGCAAGCAGCATCTCCAAAAGTATCACCAAATGCTTCCCCTCCATTTGTTTCCTCTCCTAAAATTAGTGAGCTTCATGAACTTCCTAGACCCCCAGCCACTTCAGCCTCCAAGTCTTCAAGACCTTTAGGCTTGGTTGGTTATTCAGGCCCCTTGATGCCTAGAGGGCAAGTGCTCTCTGCTACAAATAAATCAGCAGTGTCGAGAGCTGCCTCTCCACTGCCACAACCTCCAGATGTTGTGACTCGCAGTTTCTCCATACCCTCAAGAGACCGTAGAGTGATGTCATTACCTGTGTTCAAGCCTCTGGAAACTGCTATCGTTTCAGGGATGTCTCAAGATGTTGCCTCACCTCCTTTGACACCAATATCTTTAGCTCAAATCCAGCCATCATCAACTAGTTCGAAGTCTGTTAATAG GAACTGA
- the LOC107886693 gene encoding uncharacterized protein At2g33490 isoform X2, whose translation MKTSLRRLRGLAHHKHGGEAKQRPDVLALPQLDELAQASQDMQDMRDCYEGLLYAAAATTNCAYDSLREMGTCLLAKTALNDDEESGKVLLMLGKVQFKLQKLLDSYRSHISQTITIPSESLLNELRTVEEMKRQCEEKRNVYEHMAMRYKEKGRSKGRKGDNFSMQQLQVAHDEYDDEATLFVFRLKSLKQGQSRSLLTQAARHHAAQLNFFRKALKSLEEIEPHVQKVTEQQHIDYRFSGLEDDDGDNGDDNENYDDKDDGELSFDYGLDDQDQNMVPTSRHSMELDQVGLTFPQVAILEASKENLERSNRHSFSFRGEIRNSSQSAPLFVENKSESSEKIQPLPSRKSSSYVLPTPVATKGSIGLGKPARQSYKTSSYSSPLELHKYQRLLRDIKISGSAVINAQAVLRESNKPASSTQLPPPLADKVLLSRVSPAAASDSKKIKRQAFSGPLTSKQWPSKPVSVEHPQLFSGPILRNPMSQLQAASPKVSPNASPPFVSSPKISELHELPRPPATSASKSSRPLGLVGYSGPLMPRGQVLSATNKSAVSRAASPLPQPPDVVTRSFSIPSRDRRVMSLPVFKPLETAIVSGMSQDVASPPLTPISLAQIQPSSTSSKSVNRN comes from the exons atgaagaccTCTTTAAGAAGATTGCGAGGATTGGCACATCACAAGCACGGTGGGGAAGCCAAGCAGCGGCCAGATGTTCTAGCTTTGCCTCAACTTGACGAGCTCGCTCAAGCTTCTCAG GATATGCAGGATATGAGAGATTGCTACGAAGGCTTACTTTATGCAGCTGCTGCAACTACGAATTGTGCTTACG ACTCATTGCGGGAAATGGGTACTTGTCTTCTTGCAAAAACTGCATTAAATGATGATGAAGAAAGTG GTAAAGTATTACTAATGCTAGGAAAAGTACAGTTCAAACTCCAGAAACTTCTTGACAGCTAT CGGTCTCATATATCGCAGACAATCACAATCCCATCAGAGTCTCTTCTTAATGAACTTCGAACAGTTGAG GAGATGAAGAGGCAATGTGAAGAAAAAAG AAATGTGTACGAGCACATGGCAATGAGATACAAAGAAAAAGGAAGGTCAAAAGGTCGGAAAGGGGATAACTTTTCCATGCAGCAATTACAAGTAGCACATGATGAATATGATGATGAGGCGACTTTATTTGTTTTCCGATTGAAGTCTCTAAAGCAAGGACAATCAAGAAGCCTTCTTACACAAGCAGCACGACACCATGCTGCTCAG CTGAACTTTTTTAGGAAGGCTCTTAAGTCTCTTGAAGAAATAGAGCCACACGTGCAGAAGGTCACTGAACAGCAGCACATTGATTATCGCTTCAGTGGACTTGAAGATGATGATGGGGACAATGGTGATGATAATGAAAATTATGATGACAAGGATGATGGTGAGCTGAGCTTTGACTATGGATTGGATGATCAAGATCAGAACATGGTTCCTACTTCACGGCACTCAATGGAG TTGGATCAAGTAGGCCTTACATTTCCCCAAGTTGCAATCTTGGAGGCTTCGAAG GAAAATCTAGAAAGAAGCAATCGTCATTCGTTTTCATTTAGAGGGGAAATAAGGAATAGCAGCCAATCAGCCCCACTTTTTGTTGAGAATAAATCTGAGTCTTCTGAGAAAATTCAACCATTACCGTCACGAAAATCCAGCTCATATGTATTACCTACACCAGTTGCTACAAAAGGTTCTATTGGATTGGGTAAACCTGCTCGTCAATCTTACAAGACAAGTAGTTATTCATCTCCACTTGAACTTCATAAATATCAGAGGCTTTTGAGAGATATAAAAATTTCTGGATCTGCTGTTATAAATGCTCAGGCAGTACTGAGAGAGAGCAATAAGCCTGCTTCATCAACTCAACTACCCCCTCCTTTGGCTGATAAGGTTTTACTTTCACGAGTTAGTCCAGCTGCTGCTTCTGATTCcaagaaaattaaaagacaaGCCTTTTCTGGTCCATTGACAAGTAAACAGTGGCCTAGCAAACCAGTTTCGGTTGAACATCCCCAATTGTTCTCTGGGCCAATTTTGAGAAATCCAATGTCTCAACTGCAAGCAGCATCTCCAAAAGTATCACCAAATGCTTCCCCTCCATTTGTTTCCTCTCCTAAAATTAGTGAGCTTCATGAACTTCCTAGACCCCCAGCCACTTCAGCCTCCAAGTCTTCAAGACCTTTAGGCTTGGTTGGTTATTCAGGCCCCTTGATGCCTAGAGGGCAAGTGCTCTCTGCTACAAATAAATCAGCAGTGTCGAGAGCTGCCTCTCCACTGCCACAACCTCCAGATGTTGTGACTCGCAGTTTCTCCATACCCTCAAGAGACCGTAGAGTGATGTCATTACCTGTGTTCAAGCCTCTGGAAACTGCTATCGTTTCAGGGATGTCTCAAGATGTTGCCTCACCTCCTTTGACACCAATATCTTTAGCTCAAATCCAGCCATCATCAACTAGTTCGAAGTCTGTTAATAG GAACTGA
- the LOC107886694 gene encoding zinc finger protein CONSTANS-LIKE 14 isoform X1: MVTPNETVPCDFCNHRIALLYCRADSAKLCLLCDHHVHSANLLSRKHLRSQICHNCSAQPVSVRRATHNLMLCQDCDWDTHGTCSVSAAHDRTPVEGFSGCPSALDLAAAFGFHLHDTKPSDQSWNSCHQHLMMPIAEPCFYGMSVQDLMEPYDSLCNGKTLKKQNHGSGGKYKQVLYNQLAELMKRNWMGDVVDDYDDGGGGGGENDLVQNAEPNANFLAQQQDMQPQEQRQTPESNRIVDGGEVLWNDNLNGQTPQIWDFKLGEAQFEEVGNEGSDGVFMIKNFNQLVRETLSAKLLGDTCHFNYHPQDYMDSINMNSSNPGTSQGAATSESNNLPMARPSTSSAFGGTRGSSSCSDLVFMEQAFLVGSDQGRPAAASKADLELLAHNRGNAMQRYKEKKKTRRYDKHIRYESRKAKADSRTRVKGRFVKATDSPDG, translated from the exons ATGGTTACCCCAAACGAAACGGTGCCCTGCGACTTCTGCAATCACCGAATTGCCCTTCTCTACTGCCGAGCTGACTCCGCCAAGCTCTGTTTGTTGTGCGACCACCACGTCCATTCTGCCAACCTCCTCTCCCGCAAGCACCTTCGCTCTCAGATCTGCCATAACTGCAGCGCCCAACCGGTTTCCGTTCGGCGTGCTACTCATAATTTGATGCTTTGTCAAGACTGTGATTGGGACACCCACGGTACTTGCTCTGTCTCCGCCGCTCACGATCGCACCCCTGTCGAAGGTTTTTCTGGTTGTCCCTCCGCTCTGGATCTGGCTGCGGCTTTCGGCTTCCATCTCCATGACACCAAACCGTCGGATCAGAGCTGGAACAGCTGTCACCAACACTTGATGATGCCCATCGCCGAACCATGCTTCTACGGTATGAGCGTCCAAGACTTAATGGAACCTTACGACAGTTTATGCAACGGGAAGACGTTGAAGAAGCAGAATCACGGGAGTGGAGGAAAGTACAAGCAGGTTCTCTATAACCAGCTTGCGGAATTAATGAAACGAAATTGGATGGGCGACGTTGTCGACGACTATGACGATGGAGGAGGAGGAGGTGGGGAGAATGATCTAGTGCAGAACGCGGAACCAAACGCCAACTTCTTGGCTCAACAACAAGATATGCAGCCGCAAGAGCAAAGGCAAACGCCTGAGAGCAATCGCATTGTCGATGGAGGAGAGGTGTTGTGGAATGATAATCTAAATGGTCAAACTCCTCAG ATATGGGATTTTAAGTTAGGCGAAGCCCAATTTGAAGAAGTTGGGAATGAGGGAAGTGATGGTGTTTTCATGATTAAGAATTTCAATCAACTTGTGAGAGAGACTTTGAGTGCAAAATTACTGGGAGATACGTGCCACTTTAACTACCATCCACAAGATTATATGGATTCAATCAAT ATGAACTCAAGTAATCCAGGTACAAGTCAGGGGGCTGCCACATCCGAGAGCAACAACCTACCGATGGCAAGGCCGTCAACAAGTTCAGCTTTTGGAGGAACCCGTGGCTCCAGCAGTTGCAGTGATCTTGTGTTCATGGAACAAGCTTTCCTTGTGGGGAGCGACCAAGGAAGGCCAGCTGCAGCTAGCAAGGCTGATCTTGAGTTGCTGGCCCACAACAGAGGCAATGCCATGCAACGGTacaaagagaagaagaaaacacgaag GTATGATAAACACATACGGTATGAATCGAGGAAGGCAAAAGCAGATAGTAGGACGCGAGTGAAAGGTCGATTTGTGAAGGCTACCGATTCTCCTGATGGTTAA